Genomic DNA from Pseudomonadota bacterium:
CCTGTATCTGCGATTTGTATTTATTCTTAAGACGTTTGCCCTCACTGACGTAATAGGAGAATTCGGCGTCCGAGAGCCAGGTTTTTTCAAAATAGCGAATATCTATTTCCAGATGCTCCAGGAAGTTGATTCCGGAAAGGCCCTTATCGATTGCCGCGACAACGTATTCCTCCATTTCACCCACGGCATGACCGCAGAGTTTGCTGTGCATGTGGCCGTCAAAGGCGTTATTTATCAGAGGCCTGGGTGTCGATGGCATAGTGATTTTCCTTTATGTATTGAGAAATGCGAAAGGCACATACAACATATCTCCAAAGCCGCTTGTGTCAAGCAATTAGGATAAAAGTAAATTGGTTGATCGCACTCGGGCTTGTCTGGTAAGCTGTATTCCCTGCGTAAACTGTTCAGATTCTGGGGTTAATATTTTTTTCCAATAATAATTTTACTCATGTAACTTAATGAAATCACGGATAATTATACACACACTCAAAACACGGTCGCTCTGTTGCGCCCTGGTGCTTCTGGGGCTTTTTCTTTTATGCGGCGCCGGGGAGATCAACAATTTCAGGGAAGAGCTGTCCCGGCGGGGAATCGAATATACCGCAGATAATTTCACTGAGGCTGCAAAGACGGGTAATCTTGACATCCTTAATCTATTTATTCAGGCCGGGATGGAAATTGATGCAAGGGATGGTCGGAGAATGACCGCTTTGATAATGGCCTCTTATGGAACTCAGGTTGGAGTTTTAAAGATGCTCCTTGAAAATGGCGCCGATATAAATGCCACTGGCAGCGGCGGGTTAACGGCTGTTGTTGCCGCCATTCATGCACAGAGTGAAAAGACCCATGAAGTTATTTCGATCCTGGCTGATAACGGTGCGGATTTAAACCTCCAGGATGATATCGGCAATACCGCGCTGATTTATGCGGTTATGGAGAAAAATCCTGATCAGGAAGAGATGGTTTCCATGTTAATCAATCGAGGTGCTGATCCAAACATACTGAATAAAGCCGGGGTGTCGGCGCTTAAAATAGTTTCTGATCGTGGATATGGAAATCTGGTGAGATTGCTCTGGGACAAGACCGACGAGAAGAGCAGATCACTACATACCAAAGAACAATATCGACGGGAGCTTGAAAACGAACTTATTGATGACGTAATCGAAGGCCGCAGGAAGATACACTATGAAGCGGCTGATTTTTATAAAGTGATCCGGGATGGAAAGATTCGCCTGGTGGATCTTTTTATAAAGGCGGGTTGGGATGTTAACTCCCGCTGGGACCAAAAAACTGAGACCTCGGCATTGGCGCTTGCCACTGACAAGGGCTATTACGAAATTGTCAAACTGCTTGTTGAGGCAGGCGCGGAAGTAAACACCGCAGATAAGGAACGAGGCGGCATTACACCGCTTATGGATGCGGCCTACAAGGGGTTCCCGCGGATAGTCGAATTATTGCTGAAAGCCGGAGCAGCAGTCAATGCAGTGAATAATGATATGATGACTGCGTTATTTTTTGCGGTGCAGAAGAACAATAAAGTCGTTGTTGGAATATTGGTCAGAAACGGCGCTGATCCCAATATCGCAAGCAACGAACTTGGAAGGGCCACATGTCTCGGTTTTGCTCTGGTCAAGGGGTATATTGAAATTGCCAGGATTCTTATAGAAAGCGGTGCGGATATCAATGCATCGGATAAATACGGCACCCCACTCATATTGGCGATCAAGGGGCATTTTAAGGGAACCGCCCGGCTCCTCCTTGAAAAGGGGGCATCTATTCATTTATCGAATGCGTTCGGCCAGACGCCTCTCATGTGGGCGGCACGTGAAGATGAAATTGATTTTGTCGAGTTATTTCTCGAACAGGGCGCTGATCCTTCCTTGCGCAGCAAGGACGGAGCGAGCCCGCTGATGTCCGCCGCCCTCGGAGGAAACCCGGATATTGTGAATTTATTGCTTCAAAAAGGCGCAGATCCACATGCCACTGATGATCGGGGAATTACTGTCCTGATGTATGCGGCGGCAGGCGGCGACAGTGATCTGCTGAACATACTTTTCGAAAAAGGCGTGGATCTTAATGTTGCCGACAAACGAGGCTTTACGGCGCTTATGACTGCTGCGGACCGGGGCGAGGAAGAACTCGTGAAGTTGTTTCTTGATAAAGGAGCCTCGCCCGCCGCAAAAACCCAGGACGGCCATACAGCTCTGGGGATTGCACTGAGCAAGGGGCATATCTCGATAGCCGAGCTGCTTCGATTGGCGATAAAGGACGGGGAAAATATCCGGAATCTCAAGGAGCTTGAAAAGCGTGGGCTTGCTTTTTCCGTTGAGGGATACCTTGATACCGTAAAAAAGGGTGATTTGGATTCAGTGAAGCTTTTTGTTAAAGCAGGGATGGCTTATAACGCCAGAAATGCACTTCATGAAGCGGCGCGCTACGGCCATCCGGATATAGTTGACCTGTTTCTTGAAATGGGCGCGGATCTCAATGCTGTGACTGAATTCGAACAGACGCCACTTATTGCAGCGATTACCAACCGAAATATTTCCATGGTGAAAAAGCTTCTGGATCTGGGCGCATCCGTTAA
This window encodes:
- a CDS encoding ankyrin repeat domain-containing protein, producing MKSRIIIHTLKTRSLCCALVLLGLFLLCGAGEINNFREELSRRGIEYTADNFTEAAKTGNLDILNLFIQAGMEIDARDGRRMTALIMASYGTQVGVLKMLLENGADINATGSGGLTAVVAAIHAQSEKTHEVISILADNGADLNLQDDIGNTALIYAVMEKNPDQEEMVSMLINRGADPNILNKAGVSALKIVSDRGYGNLVRLLWDKTDEKSRSLHTKEQYRRELENELIDDVIEGRRKIHYEAADFYKVIRDGKIRLVDLFIKAGWDVNSRWDQKTETSALALATDKGYYEIVKLLVEAGAEVNTADKERGGITPLMDAAYKGFPRIVELLLKAGAAVNAVNNDMMTALFFAVQKNNKVVVGILVRNGADPNIASNELGRATCLGFALVKGYIEIARILIESGADINASDKYGTPLILAIKGHFKGTARLLLEKGASIHLSNAFGQTPLMWAAREDEIDFVELFLEQGADPSLRSKDGASPLMSAALGGNPDIVNLLLQKGADPHATDDRGITVLMYAAAGGDSDLLNILFEKGVDLNVADKRGFTALMTAADRGEEELVKLFLDKGASPAAKTQDGHTALGIALSKGHISIAELLRLAIKDGENIRNLKELEKRGLAFSVEGYLDTVKKGDLDSVKLFVKAGMAYNARNALHEAARYGHPDIVDLFLEMGADLNAVTEFEQTPLIAAITNRNISMVKKLLDLGASVNKKPNSGTMLTPLMWAANIGESEIIKLLIDKGANIWEEDARGHTALRPALENGHRETVRLLLLNGADLDGKDNYGFTHLMWAKEMKIPQAVTMLNEFGARENPLGHTVIASETIQNDFNLDPLTDFDRKEYFAIIAPEGRNDLNQLNGNEGQVIRFMVGSYLMYLGYTPVAGDRKPDFLVTVVGRVDDAPGLNLNPFLASDGLGMMPAGLPLKDYVYKPQDNLFNPSGIPGRMVDGEEDIQDRPGRESRKDGEIVTALTSQMIVSLFEPDSQKLLYTGRASVNVGSRSTSIAIQRIVSIALKGLPKNVSGTLSFNQRKLWQGCSGLYWIPFTTNSKDVFPLAASVMVGGPAHAAGIRPDDIIIRINGKSVVNIAPAAILLNTEVRPGDTIDMRVWRGGETFKDVTVVPWTTEKCRELSRE